GCgagggcgggggggggggggggggtcaaTATGTTCATGTGGCTAAcgtggcaacaacaacaacaacactttcACACGGCGGTCGGGCAGAAGCGAAACCGAGAGAAGGCGCAACGGCGCCACGAGAACGTCATGAAGCTGCTGGTGCGGCGCTACGTCACCGCGGAGCAGCGCAAGCGGGACGACTTCGGTATCACCGAGGACGACGTGATGGAGATCCGGCAGGACATCAGCACGCTGCGGTACGAGCTGATCGACATCCTGCACCAGAACGGCATGCGGACGCCCAACCTGAAGCCGAACGACAACGCAAGTAAgtccggttcggtccgctTCGAAGGATGCCCACGTCAATCTCGCGGTTTCGcggttttttcctttcttcccTCCCCTCCGCCCGAACGCGCAGTCGCCGGCAAGAAGGGCCGCGTGATGGAGCGTCGCATACTGAAGGACTTCCAGATCGGGTTCGTCGAGGGTATCCTGCAGGACACGTTCAGTGCGCCGGGCGAAAAACCGGCCGATGTGTTCAGCACCATCGCCAAGGCGATCGGCAACAAGGCGAGCACCAAGAAGAAGTAGGTCACGGCGTCGCCCATCCCGTCCCGTTGTCCCTTTTGGCGGGTTCGAttcggttctctctctctctctctctcttgctcttcCGTTCGCAGGAAGCCGGAAGACTGGAATGCCCTGGTGCGCCGCAGCACGGTGGCCCGCGACCCGATCGGCAACTCGACCGAGGCGATCATGCGCCGCAGCCGCCAGAGCCTGCGGAAGCAGATCCTCGACAACTCCGAGATGGGCCTGGACATGGACACGGACCACCTGGTCGCGTACAACCCGAAGCTGTCGGAGGTGACGCCGGTGACGCGCGTGGCGTACGTGAAGTTTATGACCACGAAGCTCAAAAAGGACGTGGCGgacgtggcggcggcaacggccgACGAGGCagcggaggtggcggcggcggcggcgacggcggcggcgttcgagAACGAGCGGCGGCAGTCTTGGAAGCGCAGCTCCCTCAAGAAGCTGGTCGACATGAAGGACAAGATCAACGTAAGCGTCCGGAGCCCCTCCGGACTTCCGGCTCtaacgcccgcccgcccgcactCTCTGATCACGAACCCgacccctccccccaccccgtcCTTTTTTTTACAGAACCTCAGCCAGGAGCCAGGAGACGAGGAAGCCAGGAGCGGGGCACCAGCGTCACCGGAAGAAGCGACTGCCGCAACTGCGACCAGCACCGGCGAGGAGTTGGAGACGGTCGACGAGGTccggacgtcgtcgtcggagtcggcCCCGACGGCGGTGTCAGCGGTGGACCGGCCGAAGGTGCGCGTCCGGTCGCCCATCATCGAAGATCCGAACGAGGAGCGCGAGGATACGCCGTCGAGCTTTAgtccaccgccgctgccgccgccgttgggaGGGGACCCCATCCCCGAGCGGCCCGTTTCACCGATACCGCCCAACAGCCCACCACTGCCGCGGCACGCGGCGGCCGGTCCGGAAAACGGAGGCGACgatccggagccggaaccggaaccggagccggagcccgaGGTTCCCGCGGTTCCGGAGGTCCGGGTGACCGCTACGACTACGGCTGGGGCCGAAGTGGCGTTGTCGCCGACGGGGAGTACGCGCTCGGTCAAGCCACCGTCCCCCCGTTCACCCAGTCCAGCGAAGGAGGCGAACCGGGTCAAGTCTCCCGAGCGGGCCACGCTAAGTCCCGACGCCGGTGAGCCCACGCCCGCGCCATCGCCCACGAACCGCGGGAAGTCAAAGAGCACCGGTCGCAACCTGGGCGGCTGGCTCTAAGACCACACTCTCCGTGGAcatccgggaccgggacctgGACGgggacctggacctggacctggaatTTTCCGCCTTGTTAACGCCTTTAATCCGCGTTCATTCCGTAGTTCGTTTTGCTGAGCTAGAGCGTGAAGCCTCGctgcacccgcacccgcaccgcacccgcaccgcaccgtgttGCGTTGGTGTTTTCGTCGACCGCCAATGTACCCCCCGCTCCCGGACACCTAGTACCACCCACCAACAACGCGTGCCTCGGAATGCTGCGTGCTTTCTGCGTCCTCTCCAGCTCTCGACGACCCCCTCGGCTCTTTTGTTAAACAAAATCGAGCGAGCGAAGTAGAGTGAGAGCAcgcgtgtgagagagagagagagagagagagaaaaaaaggagagagagagaaaaaggagcgACATAGCGTAAAGCCGCTTACCGTGCACGTTAATTAGcaataatttgtttgttttgtacatTGAATGGACTAAATAAATGGTTTTTCGAAAATGGCGACCACAAAGCATCTCTCAGCCTGCCGCCCACCGTTGCCCAAAAGCCCCCCCCCGGTTTACTGCCCGCGCTATCGATCCGGTAGAGTCCACATGGTCCTGGCGTCGTCTGCCGTCGGCTTGGAAACTGCGCTGCGCTTCGGACGCAACAGGTCGTCCGCAATTTTGAAGGCTTTTGAAGCAACCCGGTCCCAGGGCCCGGAGGGGCCGTTCTGGAGCGCGCTGGTGACATGGATGATGgcgagtgaaagaaaaagcgCCCGAGGGTGCGCCAGACTGAACTCTTCGGTGCCTTCGGTGCCCGGTCACGCTACTCTCCGGGAAGGCGTTGAAGTGACAATAGCAAGACTTGAAAGAATCTGCCCCAACACCCGTATTAAGTCGCCAACGTAAGACAACGGTGACGGAACGGGTACGGTACAATATTAGTCCATGGTTGCTGTTGGACAAGGGCCAACCGAAGTTGGagtttaattcatggatttttgccattttcaaattgctcttgtgGCAAAACTGGTGCATAGTTCCATTTctagcgaatgcggcacccattttgtcAACATCTTTTAGGAACCCAAAatttcagtcaaaatattggttatcctgctcaatgagatggctgggtcttatactaaatctcttttagtggttcgacgattttcccatacgatatcctgtactgtttctacgatttcaggagttgtttttggacgtttttgacgtggatcgtcttgaaggccaaggtacgaccacgtttaaactcaaaAACTGCCCTTTTTTACccactaattgaaggcgaagagtccttttatactttcaacattgaTTCATAAATTTGCTTTGCTTATACAATACAAATACTCAACTCAACGGTAGCGAAGAGTTGAATTTTTCGTCAATAAGCGTTCCTAATCGATATTAGGAAGCCGCTCACAAAGTTTCACTTAGGGGTTATGTGCGGGGTTTAATATGGTTCTTCCCGTTCTAATAatgattaaataaataataaaagctCCATAGAGGGTTCGCACATCCGATATCCGTGTGTTGGACGATCCGGAGACCCGGATCGTAcgtggaaatcgaaaatcCACCTTGCCTTGGCGGCCGGTGGGTGACTTCGACGTGGGAATTGAAAGCGCGATTTTGGACGCGACTGGTGCCTTCACTGACGTCATACTACGCCTTCGCTGACCGCCTGTGGTATTTTCCTTCTGGTGTTAAGTGTTGTCCGTTCGCAAATGATCAGACCTTCAGAAGTTTGTCCTCCAAATCCAAGAAGATGGTGCCAACCAGCAGGTGCAGCATTACTTTCGATGcacaacacgcacgcacgtagCGATAGAGAAAGCGAGGGAGAAGAGACGGGCCCGGGAACCCCTCAGCTGTGTCGGCCGCCCTCTGTCGTGGTGCCAACCACCCGAAAATGGTCGGCCATGGCGATTGGCGATGGCTTAAAATAGCGACAGCAATATTGGCCACGCCACGACAGTGGCGGCGCCAGGAACCAGACCCGGATGTCCTGTCCTGTGATGGCCACCGGGCATACCGGGTGGCTCTAGAGCGGACGTCCGCGGGGGAACGAAAATTAATTGCAACGCATCTGTTTTAATTCCGGAGACCTGAGCTGGGCCCGTTGGGGATCCTGGGCTGCCCCGTGATCCTTTGGTGGCGCATATTTGAAATCCCAGCTGGAGGGCGGCACGGCCTTCTCttgggccgcgcgcgcgctggaaACCGAGGCCCGGAGGACGGTGTTGGCGGTGGAAAGGCGGGGGAAAGGCTCGGAACTAATAAAACTGTCATTACGTTGCCGATGACACCTCATCAgccggcatcatcatcggcaccgacgccaccggcggccTCCGGCGACCGaggcccccgcccccccccccgggcgctAAATGGCCATTGTTCGGCCCGGTAGTGGTGGACGGGTGGACGGGGAGTTCAGGAAGAGCTAGGGATTGGGCCGGCGGATTGGTGGAGGTCCCAGGTTGATGCACGGGGCTAATCGCCCTAATCGGCGGCACAGGCGACGGAGATCCGTGCGGAGTTCGATGATGCAGCCAATCACCTGTGTGGGGTGCAGGGtagagggagggagggagggagggaggggCGGCAGCATGGGGTGCGCTGTGAGCGGTTGACGGATGCGTGTGGTGCCAAAACATCCTTACAATCCTTAGGGCAACCTGCTGCTGTATATCGCAGGAGCACAGACTCCGAGATGTGCACGACAGGGACCGAGCGATACCGAACAAGGCGCGAGTGagagaaaacgagagagagagagaaagaggggtGCCTGCGTATCTGCgtgccgaaaccgaacgagagagagagagagagagagagagagagagaaaaagatttCGGTGTCGGAGTCCGGCAAGATATCTGACTGATATCTTGCCGCTGCCCGAAAGGCcctgccgaagccgaagaataTCTGcacaacccccccccccccccacaatTTTGGGCTTAGCTGAGGGTGAGGTGGAGTGGGGTAGCCTGCCCAGTGAAGCATGCGCTCAGCTGCAGCTCGctgaccgccgccgatgggtgaacgacgacgacgacggcgacgaagacgGGGAATTCAAATTCTCGTCCCGACCGCGGCCTATAAAAGGGCGCACCGGTAGCGACTGGCTCGACACAACACGGACGACGCACCGACGCGAACGGAACCCGCAATCCGGAACCCTCCAAAGCAGCGCAGTCCCGCAGTCAAAGCTCCCCGCAGGTGATGGTTTTGGACCGATGATAGTAGCCGCAGAGATCGCAGCGCAGGTCATCATTCAACTCAGCGGCCAGGTCCTCCAGGAGTGCGTGTGTCAGTGAGTGCGTGTGCGGTGAGCGAGAAAGCCTGTGGCTGTGGTACCGCCAGCAGAGTCTGGACCAggaaaaaacccggaacccgCTTGGACCCGGTTCTTCGCCCCAAGTGTGCCGCGATCTGAGCTGACCCAGAGTGACCCAGAGTAGTTGGTCTTCCAGATCTCCCACAGGGTGCTGCCACCAACACCCACAAAGGGTGCTCGGTCTGCCTGCCGGACGATGCCGGCCTTCGTTTCCGTTGCGCTGGTCCTGCTGGCGGTGCACTTCTGTCGGGCGGAAGGTAAGTGTCACCCCGTGACTTTCCGTACTTAATATGTTGGGGGTCCACCGTGAGTGAGAGAGTTCTGTTTGAAGTCTGTGGTAACGATTCTCGTGGGCCCTAAGGCCTAGGTCCCACAGACCTACCCAAAACCCGATACGGCCCAGAAGACTCGATTCAGACATTCTCTGTGCCAGCATCTCTAGCGTAGCGATGTGGTTGCTTTTCTTGATGTCAGTTCCCCAGATGTTTGGGTCCAGCAGTTCCAGCAGTGGTATGGTAACTTTGGATCCTTACCTTGGGCGATGCGCAAGAGCCCTGGTTTTCGTTATTATTGAGAAAACCCACGGGATCGGTCGGTCTTTGTGGTGGGCGCAATGACCAATGAATGttttgttcggttcggcccaGCTGGATTAGGACGGACGTCGATGAACGATAAACCACGGAGATCTTGGACCCCTGAGTGCCCGCCGGCCCAAGATTATGGCTATAACCGGAAGGCGCCGGGGTTTTTGATTCGCTGAAGGCCACCTTCGTAGGTTGGATAATTGTTTTTGCTTGCCCGGAACGGTGTTTCTCTAGTGTAGGGGCCGCCGATATGCCACCGCGATAACCGCGCGCGTTAATCTAATTCCCCCGAATGAATAGAAAACAGAATGTGAACAAATAACCTCACCCCTGCCCTGGGTCCTGGGCGCGATCTTCGCAAAACCGAAGCGCTGCACAATCATTCGCATCAAAGCCACCCTCCGCGTGGGCTAGATTAAAACACGGACCAAGTCTGTTAGCGtttggggagggggggggggccccacAACGATACCGGAAGGGGCATCCACAGGCCCATGGTGTCGTTATCAATTACCAGCAGCTTCGGGCGTTTCGAGCAGATccttgttttgtgtgttttccttCCTCTGGAGTTGGCACAGTCCTTTTCGTACCCGGGTGGCACACCGAAGTGAGCAGCACACCCTGCTCTTAGGCTGGCCAAAAGGCTGGAGTGGAGTGGCTGGACTTTTGGcctttttgattgattgaccCTTTTGTACCTTCCATCAATGTTGCTGGAATGTTCCTAGCCCAGGAAGGCTGTAGTGTTCGCAATTATCTTGTACAAAAACGATGCCTAGACAGGTAAAGACTATTTGTAATAGTTGGAACCTTGCTTCTCCCGCATGGAAATTGGAGATTAAACAGAAACTGGTGGTATGTTGAAGTATACTGTATATAGATCTGAGAGTGAGACTGCTTTCGCTGCTGGAACTCCACGTCAAGCGGTGGAACTTTTGCTGGGGGCACTTAGACGTGATTTTTATACCTGTACAGTTCATGGTCTcacttttctctctctctctctctccagtCGAGTTCGATGGTAGCGTACGCAGCAAGCGCGGCCCGACCGTTGGGCTGTTTGCGTTTCCTCGCGTCGGTCGCAGTGATCCGGACGTGGGCTTCGATTGGGATGCATCCGGCCCGGTCGACGTGTCGGGCGACGACTACGGTAAGGGATAGGATGGGATTCACCCGCTAGTGACCAGCTTCGTGTCCAGTGTCTagggtttctattttttccactttgctCTTCACAGACGACTATCCGCTGAAAGAGATCAAGCGACAAGGGCTGGTGCCGTTCCCGCGGGTGGGTCGCGCCGGCAAGCAGGACCCACCGTCCGGCTACTGGCAAGTGGCTCGatcactgcagcagcagcaccaccaccaccagcagttgTTGCAGCCGCCCCCGCAGCCGATGCTGAAGCGCGCCGGTGGTTCCGGGGCCAACAGTGGCATGTGGTTCGGGCCGCGGCTCGGCAAACGTGCCGATCCGACCCAACAGCTGAAGGGAGACCAGATAtaaacggccaccgccgccgccgccgccgatggtgcGACTGTGTTTCCCcggctgtttgtgtgtgttgttcccTCCCTTCGTTTCCTCGCGTGTCCGCGGAAGATTGCAGTCGTCTAGACagagattgagagagagagagctcaaCCCGAATCGGCGTGGGTTACTACCCGAAAGGAACGGATCACCGTTAGCGTGTGCCATCGAGGAATGTGCTAGGCTGGAGGCAGCTGCATGTCGGCGTCGAGTGGCGGACGGACGGCTCGTCCTTTGCGgctcgccggcggccggcggctgctTATTCCTCGGGCCGGGCGGCGACGATCTCGTTTCTTTTGATGCCCTGGCCAGCCCTAACCGGGGGAATGATCAGTTACTACCCCCTCACCGTGCACCAGTCGGACCCGAACTACGCAAAAtctaaccacacacacacacacacacgcgcacataCAGCTTGGAAACCAGGAGGTAGGCCATGTAGGAGGCGCTGCCAATGATAAACTATAGACACAGATTTTTGGCACCTCTTGTGAACGttgttgtaaataaaattactCATTACCACTCTTAGAAAAgcatttgtggaaaaaaaaactcaaaccTTTGGGCGCAGTCTTTACCCAGTATCACGTGTCTGGAAGTCTGGACCTACGTCACCaatgtttcaaatgttttcaaattaacCAGGACTAATTGGTTTGGGGAAGCGACTGTCTGTAACAAACTTCTGGAAAAATTATATTAAACGAAAATTCATGATAATTTGTTACAAGCCAGGTCAACGGGTAGAGGATCACGCTGATGGGCCAGTGCTCGAGAATCGGCTTCTAATCGGGCGCAAAGCTTGAAAGCTTGTCGAAAGTTGCGGTACTTTTAGGTTAGTTTAATTTCCCACCAGGCGATTGCCACGGTCGTCGTCCTGCCAAATGTCCTTGACAAGTTCAAGCGCCATCTGGTGCAAGCTACGAACGACGTCGCCATCGGGTCGGCGTAATGCCGTTCGGTTATGGCACTTGATTCGTCCTTTCGCAGGATATGCACCATCGGACGTTATTCcctttttcgatgtttttgtgcGTCAGAATCATCGGCTAGCCTGGACACAGAACACAGGAGAGTGTCCTGACTGATAGATTATAGAAAATACCATCGATTATAGAAACGCCAGAAAAGGCAACTGACAGCATTCGGTGAGACAGGACGAGCCGCGGCACCACCCATCAGTGGGCTCGCTCTGGCACACATGCCCACCGAGAGCCGAGCGAAGTTACTGTGGCTCGGATCGTTGGTTCGGATCTTCCGGTAGTCGCCAAGCAGCGGGCCGGCAAGCTGCACGCCAGAACGACTGGAATTCGTCCTGGGGCCGGTGAAAAACGCACGTCGAAAACAAACGCAGTATTTTGCACGGTCCGCGTCCGCTTTGACCAGCGCGCTGAAGGTCCTATGAGAAGGATGACAGGGATATCTAACGGGCATCCCAATTTTTAAGCTCTGCGTCCCCCTATACGAATGCATCCGCGGCAGACTCTTACGTCGAGCAACAGGTCTTACCGAAGCTCCTTGGGGCCTGGGCCCTTTGCGTTGGgcctaaaacaaacaaaccatcgCCGCATCGTCAGCACTCGCAGTGGCGGTCTTGGGTCAGTTTGGTTGGCCCCTTAGGTGATTGATTGAGCGACACGGAGGCACAGTGAAAGGACAAGattggtttcgttttatttttggttttatcCTAACCTCAACGCGACGGAGCAGAGCGCGACcgagcaaacagcaaacaagcTCCCCCGGAGCCTAtaaagtaataataaaaagcACTTACAATAAAGCTAGTTAAGTTCCGAGGCTCTCTCCCGGATCTTCCTTAAGCGCTACAGTATCTATGCTATCTATGCTTCAATACCACAGCTAGTTGATGGCTTCGACAGCTCTTCAGCACAGCGCGGACACGTGCGGGGCAGATATGAGAAGGGCACCGCGTGCATCAGAGACAGAGTTTTCGCAGAGTTGGCGCCCGTGATGGTTCGGTTTCCGATCGTGGGTGTCAGGTGTGTCTAGGGTCTTCGAGCTTTGAGGGCGATGCAAGCATCACACGCCGAGAGAGTGACTattaccggcggcggccccccctcccctttaCTTCGGGACGTGTTTGCACTTGCAGCAGGAAGGAAACTCCAGCGCCAGCCGTTGGAAACTGCCCCCAGTGTCAGTGTTGGGCACGACGTACACGTCGTAGGTGCTATAGATCTGTTCGCACACTAGGGTGCTGTTGCTATCGGTCCTCGCGTTGCTGCAGAGCGCCCCGATATTGCTTCGCGAATGACAAGAAGGAAATCGTTCATTAATTACCAGATTACgctatcgttttttttctccaggCGGCACATACTCGCAGTGTTCGAAGGTGACGCTTTGGTAGAAACCACGCACGTTGACTATATACTGGCCGGTCTTGTGGTGGTGCGTCGGGTACTCGTTGGCGCGGGTGGAGCTGCACAGGTACCGATCGGTTGGGCTGTCCAGGCGCGTGACCAGCGAGTTCAACACCACCTGCTCCTCGAACACGTCACGGTAGATTTCGCGCTTCTTCTTTAGGATGGCCTGGATCCGCTCGAAGGGATAGTCGTCCGGGTAGGATTGCTTGTCGAAGGTAaccccgtcggtggtggtgttcctgtcggcggtggcgttCCCGTCGATCGCcactagagagagagagagagagagagcgaggaagAGTGTGTGAGAAATGGGAGCAATGTGGCAGCTTGTGGCAGTGGCAGTTACATCGCAGCACATTGATATCCAGTTCGCTGGTGGTTGGGCGGGCGACAAAGGCTTGATTCTCGGCCGGgctggcaccggaaccggttccggttggcggGACGGGCGTGGTGCTTCCGAACAGCGGCATCAGCGAACCATTCACTCCTCGGTACACATACAGGATGCTGCTACCCGGCGACACTTCGGTGCTGCCGACCGGTTGTTTGACCCGTGCCCCCTGTGGACCGGCGGCGGGGAacaagaaatgaaaaaagacgaaaaagaaaatccggACACCCTGATAAGCTGCCCGTTGGCGTTGGGTTTGTTACCGCGCGCGTAACCAGCTCGTCTGGCATCGAGTCCGACGTGTTCCGTCCGCTGATCGTGGGTGGCGCACGGTAGTGGGGATCGTAGATGCTCT
This window of the Anopheles cruzii chromosome X, idAnoCruzAS_RS32_06, whole genome shotgun sequence genome carries:
- the LOC128268274 gene encoding cardio acceleratory peptide 2b, with amino-acid sequence MPAFVSVALVLLAVHFCRAEVEFDGSVRSKRGPTVGLFAFPRVGRSDPDVGFDWDASGPVDVSGDDYDDYPLKEIKRQGLVPFPRVGRAGKQDPPSGYWQVARSLQQQHHHHQQLLQPPPQPMLKRAGGSGANSGMWFGPRLGKRADPTQQLKGDQI
- the LOC128267828 gene encoding uncharacterized protein LOC128267828 — translated: MAAAAAYRTIVWLLLGFLVHRTSLLASAQSFGPLIRTRAPATPAKTSQEDLNHNIQSIYDPHYRAPPTISGRNTSDSMPDELVTRAGARVKQPVGSTEVSPGSSILYVYRGVNGSLMPLFGSTTPVPPTGTGSGASPAENQAFVARPTTSELDINVLRLAIDGNATADRNTTTDGVTFDKQSYPDDYPFERIQAILKKKREIYRDVFEEQVVLNSLVTRLDSPTDRYLCSSTRANEYPTHHHKTGQYIVNVRGFYQSVTFEHCDNIGALCSNARTDSNSTLVCEQIYSTYDVYVVPNTDTGGSFQRLALEFPSCCKCKHVPK